The nucleotide sequence AACGGCACCAGCAATAAGGGCAGCCGCGGCAACGGTTAATAACTCTTTACCAGCAACACCGGCGGCGAGCACACCAATAACCAGACCGGCTACGCTAATGATTCCGTCATTAGCGCCAAGGACGGCCGCGCGAAGCCAATTCAATTTATGACCCAGATCAGCGGTACGCTCGACCTCGGTGTGGACTATTTCTGGCTGCATCGTAGAGGTGCTCATAGATACACGGTATCGGCAGTTGAGGGGGTTCGTGAAAGTAAGGAAAGCCGTACAAGACCTTGGGTAAAGCTGCGTTAACCACGGTTTCTAAGGGAACCTAAGTTTTTTCGAGTGGATTATTCAACTGCTTTCGCTGCACGTGTGGAACCGGCAAGATATATTGTCGCTCCTACTGTTTGCGGGCCATTAGCTCAGGTGGTTAGAGCGCACCCCTGATAAGGGTGAGGTCCGAGGTTCAAGTCCTCGATGGCCCACTACCGTAGAGAAACCCACCAGACCTTCCCGGTTGGTGGGTTTTCGTTTTGGAAGGTATGCAAGTAACGTTTCGGACCTGAACCGTTACTCTCCTCTGCCTTCAGCTTGTGAATCGCCTGGTCCGGTCATGCGAAAGCCCCTGGTGATCCAGGGGCTTGGCGGTGCGATGACCTTTAGTTGTCGGCAGCCAGTTCGAGCCGAATACCGCCCATAAGGTCACTAATCAGGTTGTACAAGAACGCAATAAATAAGTTGACCGCACTAGCCACGATCGTATTCAACGTGCCAATAAGGAACACACTGCGTGCGATATTGGCCGGCCGGAGTTCAAAGACCAAATCGACCTTGGCAAGGCCCTGGGTGAGGAGATCCATCAACCCCAACCGCTGAACAACCGCCCATAGCAGCGTCAAGGCAACCATCAACACAATGACCAACGCAAAATGAAGGACAAGGGAGTACTTCAACACGGACCACGGGTCGACGCGGTGGATGGTGGCGTATTGGCGGGCACTGCTTCGCCCTGTCAACCGGACTTCAGCGGTCGGTCGCTTTGGGCGACGGGAACCGGATTCTCCAGAGGAACGGGGTCGATTTGGTTTGGTCGTGGTTGCCATGGAAGTCAGTCTACCTTGCTCATTCGGTTGGCTGGTCGTCAGGGTCTGGCGCCTCAATCACCTTAGCGCCATTTTCATTATTGGCTGGACTGTCTCCCTGGTCGATATCCTCACCAAAGCCATCTTCATCGAGGCCGTCCTCACCCCGAACTTTCGCGACGCTGGCCACCGATTCACCCTCAGCGAGACGCATCACCATCACACCCTGGGTGTTACGCCCGGTTGGACGGACGTCACGCACATCCATGCGGATAATCGTTCCCCGGTCCGTAACGATATAGATTTCTTGGGTAAATTGCGCCACAAGCCCCGCAACGAGTCGGCCACGTGTTTCCGTTAACTTGGCCGTAAGCACGCCCTTCCCACCGCGTTTTTGAACCGGATAGTTCTCAAGGGGGGTCCGTTTGCCATACCCGCCGTCGGTAACAATGACGAGGTAGCCATCTTCCTCACAGATGGCCGCACTCAGTACTTCATCGCCAGCACTCAGCGTCATCCCTTTCACCCCGGCAGCGGCTCGACCCATCAACCGCACATCTTGCTCATGGAAACGAATGCTCTGCCCTTTTGCGGTAACCAAGATGATGTCATCGTCACCATGCGTTAAACGGGCATCGATGAGTTCATCACCATCATTCAAGTTGATGGCAATCAAACTTGTGCGCGGGCTGTCATACTCAGTCAGTGCTGTTCGTTTGACTCGACCAAGTTTGGTAACGAATACAACGTTAACCCCTTCGGCACTGAGATCGGGCACGCCGATAACGGTACGCAGCGTCTCATCCGTTTCGAAAACAAGCCCAGGCACATTGGCAATATAAACTCCGCGGGCTGTTCGGCTCTTTGCTGGAATCTGGTACGCCTTTAAGCGATGGACCTTCCCCTTGCTCGTGAAGAACAAAATCCAGTCATGACTTGACGCCGTAAACAGATCACGGATGACATCCTGGTCTTTCAAATTGCCAGAATTAACACCCCGTCCCCCACGCTTTTGCGTGCGGTATTCGGCTGCCGCAACCCGTTTGATGTACCCATCTTCGGTGACTGTTACCACAACCTCTTCACGCGGAATCAAGTCTTCGTCGTTCAGGTCACCTTCACCGGGCAGAATCTCACTACGGCGGGCATCCCCAAACTTGTTACTAATTTCCTGAAGCTCATCTTTGATAATGGCTCGAACACGACTCTCATCAGCAAGAATGTCCTTCAAGTCATCAATAATGGCCTGAAGCTCATTAAATTCTTCTTGAATCTTCAGCCGTTCCAACGCAGCTAAGCGGCGAAACTGCATATCAAGGATGGCCCGAGACTGCACTTCGGTGAGTCCAAACCGTTTTTGCAGTGCAAGCAGTGCAGCATCAGCACTTTCAGAGTTGCGAATCAAGTCGATAATGGCGTCAATGTTGTCTAACGCAATGAGGTATCCCTCAAGTACATGGGCACGTTCACTGGCCTTGCGTAACCGGTAGTGCGTTCGACGGGTGATAATTTCAACCTGGTGGTCGATGTAGTGCACGATTTGAGGTTTCAACCCCAGCGTGCGCGGCACCCCATTGACCAAACACACATTGTTAATGCCGAAGGAGTCTTGAAGTTGGGTGCGCTTAAACAGCTGATTTAGCACCACCTGGGCATTGGCATCACGTTTGAGTTCAATAACCAAACGGGTGCCGTCACGGTTACTCTCATCACGAATATCGCGGATACCCTCGATTTCTTTGTTATTCACAAGATCCGCGATTTTGCTGGCCAGATTGGCCTTATTCACTTGATACGGCAGCTCAGTTGCAACGAGACGCTCACCACCCGTTGTGGTCTCCTCAACCTCCACACGGGCGCGCATGCGCACACTGCCACGTCCGGTGGCATAGGCATCTCGAATACCACCAGTACCCATGATGAGCGCACCAGTTGGAAAATCTGGGCCAGGAACGAGCGTAAGAAGCTCTTCCAGCTCGATATCAGGATTATCAATCGTGGCACACACCGCATTGGTAATCTCACGCAAATTATGTGGCGCCATCTTGGTGGCCATACCCACCGCAATCCCATCAGACCCATTGACCAGCAGGTTCGGGAAACGGCTTGGCAAGACTGAGGGTTCAGTTGTGGAACCGTCATAGCTGTCCGTCCACTCAACGGTGTCTTCATCGATGTCGCGCAATAGCTCCATGGCGAGCCGACTTAAACGTGCTTCGGTGTAGCGCATCGCAGCAGGTGGATCACCGTCAACGGATCCAAAATTGCCGTGCCCATCAATGAGGGGGTAGCGCATCGCCCACGGCTGTGCCATACGCACCAAGGCGTCATAGATAGCCCCATCACCGTGTGGGTGATAGTTCTTCATCACGTCGCCCACTGCCGCAGCACTCTTCTTGTGTTGCGTGCCTGCGCGCATCCCACCTTCGTACATGCCGTACAAAATGCGTCGATGCACCGGCTTCAACCCATCCCGGCTCTCAGGCAAGGCCCGCCCAACGATGACGCTCATCGCATAGTCGATATAGGACTTTTTCAGTTCACTTTCGATACCGATGGGCTCAAAGTGCTCTTCAAACTCAGCGGGGGTGGTTTCAGTACTCATCTATACGTCCAGGAACTGCACGTTATTGGCGTTCTCGATGATGAACTCGCGTCGTGCATCCACGTCATCACCCATCAAAATACGGAACATCAGGTCGGCGCTGGCCGCGTCTTCCATCGTCACTTGCAACATATGGCGGGTTTTCGGGTTCATCGTGGTGACTTCAAGCTGATGGTCATCCATCTCACCCAGGCCCTTCAATCGACCGACCTCTGGCTTCGTCACCCCGGCAGCAGCCATCTCCTCAAGGATCTGGTCACGTTCTTCCTCATTAAGGGCATACCGGATACGCTCCTTGCCTTTGGCACCCTTGGGTTGAATCTGGTACAGCGGAGGCTGGGCAATATAGACAAACCCGGCACGAATAAGTTCACGCATATGGCGGAACAAGAACGTCAGCACCAATGTGCGAATATGTGCCCCGTCAACATCGGCATCCATCAACATCACAATCTTGTGATAGCGGGCCTTTTCAATGTCGAATTCATCACCCACGCCCGTACCAATGGCGTTAATGAGACTCTTAATCGTGTCACTTTCAAAAATACGATGTGCCGCAGCCTTTTCCACATTCAGAATCTTGCCGCGGAGTGGCAAAATCGCTTGAATCCGGCGGTCTCGAGCCATTTTTGACGTACCACCTGCCGAGTCACCTTCAACGATAAACAGCTCGCACTCTTCGGCATTCTTGCTCTGACAATCAGCAAGTTTGCCTGGCAAGCTTGTTGAATCTAACAGCCCCTTGCGACGGGTTGCATCACGCGCCGCACGCGCCGCACGACGTCCACGCGCCGCTTGAATCGCCTTCTCGAATATGGCTTTGGCTTCTGCTGGATGTTCGGTAAACCAAATCTTCAACTGTTCAAACGTATTCTTT is from Stomatohabitans albus and encodes:
- the gyrA gene encoding DNA gyrase subunit A codes for the protein MSTETTPAEFEEHFEPIGIESELKKSYIDYAMSVIVGRALPESRDGLKPVHRRILYGMYEGGMRAGTQHKKSAAAVGDVMKNYHPHGDGAIYDALVRMAQPWAMRYPLIDGHGNFGSVDGDPPAAMRYTEARLSRLAMELLRDIDEDTVEWTDSYDGSTTEPSVLPSRFPNLLVNGSDGIAVGMATKMAPHNLREITNAVCATIDNPDIELEELLTLVPGPDFPTGALIMGTGGIRDAYATGRGSVRMRARVEVEETTTGGERLVATELPYQVNKANLASKIADLVNNKEIEGIRDIRDESNRDGTRLVIELKRDANAQVVLNQLFKRTQLQDSFGINNVCLVNGVPRTLGLKPQIVHYIDHQVEIITRRTHYRLRKASERAHVLEGYLIALDNIDAIIDLIRNSESADAALLALQKRFGLTEVQSRAILDMQFRRLAALERLKIQEEFNELQAIIDDLKDILADESRVRAIIKDELQEISNKFGDARRSEILPGEGDLNDEDLIPREEVVVTVTEDGYIKRVAAAEYRTQKRGGRGVNSGNLKDQDVIRDLFTASSHDWILFFTSKGKVHRLKAYQIPAKSRTARGVYIANVPGLVFETDETLRTVIGVPDLSAEGVNVVFVTKLGRVKRTALTEYDSPRTSLIAINLNDGDELIDARLTHGDDDIILVTAKGQSIRFHEQDVRLMGRAAAGVKGMTLSAGDEVLSAAICEEDGYLVIVTDGGYGKRTPLENYPVQKRGGKGVLTAKLTETRGRLVAGLVAQFTQEIYIVTDRGTIIRMDVRDVRPTGRNTQGVMVMRLAEGESVASVAKVRGEDGLDEDGFGEDIDQGDSPANNENGAKVIEAPDPDDQPTE
- a CDS encoding DUF3566 domain-containing protein; translation: MATTTKPNRPRSSGESGSRRPKRPTAEVRLTGRSSARQYATIHRVDPWSVLKYSLVLHFALVIVLMVALTLLWAVVQRLGLMDLLTQGLAKVDLVFELRPANIARSVFLIGTLNTIVASAVNLFIAFLYNLISDLMGGIRLELAADN